The Devosia sp. 1566 sequence CAGCACTACGAACACCACGACAAGGAAGATGCCGAGATAAAGTCGAAACGGCGCATGGGTAAAAAAGCTGCGCATGGGTCTATCTGTGCCGAATTCGAGGGTCGATCAGCGGGTAGAGCAGGTCGATCACCATCGTGGCTGTCGCCACCGCAATGATGGAAAGACTGATCGTGCCCATGAGAAGGTTGAAGTCGCCCTGCAAGACGGCCGAGTAAATCAGCAGGCCCAGGCCCGGATAATCGAACAGGATCTCGGTGATGAGCGAGCCGTTGAACATCAGCCCGATCTGGAGGGCCAGAAAGGTGATCTGCGGCAATATTGCGTTGGGCAGCACGTAGCGACTCAGGATTCGGGCATCGCTGAGCCCCTTGAGGCGAGCGTAGCGGACAAACTCTTCCTCTCGCAGCGCCGTGGTCTGCGCCTTGACGCTGATCACCCACCAGCCGAACACCACGATCACGATGGACATGGCCGGCAGGAACGAATTCCAGACGATGCTAGCGATCAGGTCCCAGCTCCAGGGCGCACCCCGGATCGTGGTCGTCAGCGGGAAGATCTTCCACACATAAGAGAACAGGATTGAGAGCACGAGTGCCAGGATGTAATAGGGGATCGGGTAGAGGCAGATCGCAATCCCTTCCATCACCCGGGAGCTGTTGCTGGTTGGCCGCCAGCCCGAGAGCAGGCCGACGAAATTGCCGAGGATCCAGGCAATCAGCGTTGAGGTCAGCAACAGCCCGAAAGTCCAGGGCAAGGCGTTCCAGATCAGCTCCATCACCGGCGTCGGATACATCGAGAGCGAAGGGCCGAAATCGGCGGTGATGACGATGCGCTTGATGAACGCCCAATATTGCTCGAGCAGGGTCCCGTTGAGCCCGAACGTGTCCGAGAGCGACTGGCGCAGCATGTCTACCTGTGCCGCGTCCATATAGGCGCCCTGGGAAGCAACCTTAGCCAGCATGGCCTCCACCGGGTCGGTCGGTCCAAGCCGAGGCACAAAGAACAGCACGGTGAGCGCGAAGATGATCACCAGTGCGTACACCACGAGCCGTCCGGCGATGTAGCGAAGCAGGTTCATGGGTCAGATGACTTCAAGGTAATCGGCGGGCGCGAGTTCCGGGAACGGCGCCGTCGGCAGGGTCTGATACCAGAAGGCCACCGAGGCGATATCGTCTTGCAAGGGCAGGTAGCGCCGGTTCTTCTTCTCCGTCCGCCAGCCCAGCGCTTGAATGGTTACCCGCAAGTCCTGGTCGAACCGGATGGGATCGGGGATGTGCCAGCGATACATGCCGAAGCGTAACTGGCTTTGGTAAACCCCGTCGGGCCGCAGCACCTGCGGCAGCCCCGCATAGGGCGTGGTGAACTCGCGATAGGCGCTTTCCATGGTGTCATCCACCACACCGCCATCGAAGTTGTAGGCGCCGCAGAAATAATCCTCAGTGCCTGTGCCGCAGATGGTCGGAAACTCCTGGTCACCGTCCATGAAGAACTTGATCTCGCCCTCGCCCCACCAACCTGAATTGTTGGTGCCCCAGGCCATATAGGTACCGACATAGTGCCCCCTGCCCTGCACGCCATCGAGGATCGTGTAGTCCTGCATGAACGGCAGCGGGTTGGTGCGGCGGAACTGAGCATGGAAATAGGCAGCGTCTGGCGGCACCTCGGTCAGGGCATAGTTGATCTGATAATAGATGATGCCGTGCTCTGCAGGATCGCGGTTCTCGATAGTGATCCGGGCGCGCTGGCGGAACGGCATCTGCCAATAGCAATTGAAGGCCCGGCCCGGATTGACGCAAACAGCCAGCGAGGTCACCTGCGCAAATCGGTTCCAACCCGAGCAGAAGAAGTCCCCGATCGGCGACTCCACTGAGGGATGCTCTTGGTCGTCCCAGTAGATCCGCAGGATCAGGTCCCGCCAGCGCAGATGGGCCGTGGTCAGCCAGATCTGCTGGATGGCACCCGGGCCTTCGATGTCGGCGAGCACGCGGGTTTCACCCGGCTCGATGCGGATCGACGGCGAAACCTTCCAGCCCTGCCCCAGGCCGCGCGCGCAAACGGCACCCGTACCTTCGGTTGCCATCCCGCCCTTACCCTTGTCCCCGCTGAAGTTCTCCGGCGAGATCGAGCGGGTTTTGGCATCGGACAGCCGATACAAATTGCCGATATTAAGGTCCAGGCCGGAAAAAGGTGAGTTCATTGTTCTTGCCGGGGTAAAAAGGCCAAAATGGGGGCGAGCATCGTCCCGCAGGCGGACGGCGCATGAGCCCGGATCGAAGCTAAACGGCACGCACATTCTCGCCCCGCCGGGTTGGCCGGGCGGCTCAGCGTGTGCATGCAGGCGCGCCTAGGCGCTTTCTAATTGGCGCATTCATGATTCTCCTCGCTAGCTGGGCACCGAACTGGCGTCGCTTTTGCCCTTTGCCGCCGGAGTTCTGGGCTCCGACACTCAGACCGTAGCATCAAAAAATCGTTTTGCAAATGCATTCACGGACCGATTTGCCAACGACGCTGCCGGGTGCTAGCGAATGGCTCCATGACAACCATTTCCAAGGTAGCCGAACGAGCGGGCGTGTCTCGCACTACGGTTTCGCATGTGCTTAATCATGCGGACCGCGTGTCCCCGCATCTTCGCGAACGGGTGATGCAGGCGGTGGCCGAACTCAATTACCTCCCCAACCCGCAGGCACAAAGCCTGCGCACCGGCCGCACCAATATGGTGGCCATGGTGATCCCCGACATTCGCAACTCGTTTTATCCCGAACTGGTCAAGTCGGTGCAGACCGATCTGGAAGCGGTTGGTCTGGACACCTTGATCTTCAACACCGACGTACCGGGTGGCCACAGCCAGGAACACGTCTACGAATATCTCCGGCAGATCCGCAGCAAGCGGGTCGACGGGCTGATCATCGGTGATTTTGCGCTGCACGGCATGCACGACGCCTTGCTCAGCATCGACATTCCCACGGTGTTCATCGGCAAGCTGCCCAATCGGGCGGTCGACAGCGTGCGCGTCGATGATGAAGGAGCCTGCTACGAAATGGGATGCTATCTCGCAAAGCGGGGGCACCGCAAAGTTGCGCAGATTACCGGACCCAGTTTCTTCGCTGAAGCCATGGATCGCGCACGTGGCTTGCGAAAGGGCCTTATCGACAACGGCGTTTCGCCCCAAGATGTTTGGGAATGGGAAGGCACCTTCCTTTCGCCATCCGGCACAGAAGGTGTCGACTGGCTGCTTAGGAAACACAAGCAAGACATGCCCACTGCTCTATTCTTCGGCAACCACCTAATGGCGCTCGGCGGCATTGCTCGCCTTTTCGACCAGGGGGTACGCATCCCGCAAGATCTTTCAGTTGCCGTTTACGGCGATCAACCCCAGATGAATTATATCCGGCCGCGACTTACGCGGGCGGGCGTGCAGCCCGCAGAACAGGCGCATGTCGCTACAAGGATGCTGCTCGAACGTCTTGACGGTTCTTACGTCGGCCCGGCCCGAAGCGAAGTTCTCATGGGCGGCCTCTATCCAATGGACAGCGCCTGATAACGACACCCAACTTCCACAATAAGGTCGTGAGCGGCCGATCAGCTATGCTTAGCGACATCTTGGAGCTTCAGCTGGCTTCCATGAATACGGATACGAGGTACAGCGCGGCAACGGATAATACGGCCGTCGCCAGGATTTCAGGTCCAGGACTCGCCGATATGGCCAGTATGAGCTCATCCGCGTTTCACCGCGGCTTCAAAGCAAGCACGGGCTTGTCGCCGCCGCAGTATCGAAAGCACCTCAGCGTCGGCTCGCCTTGGCGAGGGAGCCGCTTGGGAATGGCGGCTGCGCATCGTATTCCATAGACAACTGAATGAGCTGGGCGCGTTCGTCGCCGAATATTCTGGCCACCAGTGCGAGTGCGAAGTCGATCCCCGAAGTCACCCCTGCCCCGGTTACACGATTGCGATCGATAACTACGCGCTCCTGCACCGGCACTGATCCCATCCATGCAAGCTGAGATAACTACATCCAGTGGCAAGTCGCCTGATAACCCTGCAGCAACCCGGCGGCCGCAAGAACGAGGGACCCTGTGCATACCGACGTCACGAACTTGGCCTGTTTTGCCTTTGACGAAGGAAGGTCAGCGACTCAGCGTCGTCCATCAAAGCCAGTTGCCCTGGCCCGCCCGGCACAAACAGAATGTCAGTAGGCGGTGCATCGTGGAAGGCGTGAGTGGCAAAGAGGCGAAGGCCGGAGGCGTCCACAATCGCCATGCGTTCCTTCCAAACCAAGTCGATTGAAAGACCAGGTACGCGAGCGAAGACTTCAAATGGGCGGGTTAGGTCAAGCTGCGTCAGGCGTGGGTAGAGGAGCATGGTCACGTGGATGAGCATCACCATTCAAGTCGTGGAATTGCCCAAGCGAGCGGCACCGCAAGGTTGCGCTTCCCCATGGTGCCCCATCTCGTTCGCCAGTTACGCAACGAACGCAGTATTCCAGAGCCTGTACGAACCGCAAGCTCGGCGGTTCCCGTCTGGGCTTATACATTTCAGGCGAAAGCGGTGGCTCCCTCGGTTGCGCACCACGTCCTAGCCGCCAATCCGCAATGCGCTTGTCAAAAGCAGACATCGTGATGGTGACGGTCGCGCGTTGTGGTCAGCAGCAGCCAGACTGATCGTGAAACCAGTGCTCGACTTCAGCTCCGATGGTAGGCCAAGCCGATCGGAGGCCATCAAATCGTTGCGTTTCGCTGCGGTAGCGGGCACGGAGTTCGTTATGCACGGCATCGAGGTCGACACCGATATTTCGGCCGGCCTTGACGATGGTACGGCCGGCGACAATCACTTCCATAATGTGATTTGCGTCAGCCCTCGCGAACAGCAGGTCGATGGGGTCAACATCCATGATGCGGTCGCGGTCGAGCTGGTCGTAGTCGATGACAACAAGGTCAGCAGCAGCGCCGAGGGTGATCCGGCCCGTCCCAGGCGCACCCGTGGCATCTCGACCATGGGCGATGCTTTGCGCCAGAAATGCGGGGCGATGCCATGTCTGCTTGAAGCCAGTCCCGCCATGCAGTGCATTGGCAAGCCGGGTCTCGCGAACTATGTCGTCATCTTCGTCGAACGCCAAGCCATCCATGCCGACAGCTATCCGGCAGCCACGGGCATAGGCATCCGCAATTGGGCCGATGCCGGAGCGCAGATGCATGTTGGAGCTTGAATTGGTGACAATGGTCGCTCGGGCTTCGGCAATCAGGTCAAGTTCGTCCGGTCGGGCATGAATGCAATGGGCGAGCGCCAGCCGGGGAGAGAGGAGGCCGATCTCCTTTAGGTAGGTCACGATGCCCCGCGGAAAATTGCGGTCCGCCCATTCGCGCTGATAGACGGTCTCCAGAAGATGCATATGGACGCGGCGGCCCGTTTCGGCGGATCGCGCGGCAATCGCTTCGAGCAGGCCGGGCGAACACCACTGAACTGCTGCGGGGCCGAATTGCACGTCCACCATCGGCCCTTCGATGGCTTGGGCGATTGCCTCGGTGGTTTCGATCATGGCCGTGATCGATCCTGACGGCTGGCAATAGGTTTGCCTGACCAACGCTGCGGTCTCAGGGGATAGGCGGGCGAGAATATCGGCGTCATCGCCATAAACCAGCGGATTTCGGTCGCGCAGGGCGGGGGCGTAGGCGATGCGCACACCGATATCGGCAGCGGCGCGCGCGACTTCGCGTGCTTCATCCACGGGGGATAATCGTCCGCAAGGCCGCGTATAATGGACCATGACCGAAGCGCAGCCAGATCGGGCGGCCCGCGCTAAGGGCGCAAGGGCCGCCAGATAGGCGTCGGGCGGCGTGGCGAGCATGGATCGAGGCAGCCACGTCTCAAGCGGCATGAAGGCGGCACCAAAGGACGACATGGCCAAAGGCCGGGCGTGGTCGTGTCCATTGGCAAAGGCGGGCAGTACCAGCGTGCGGCCAGCGTCGGCCCGAGACGCCTGGCCTGGTAGTAGTCCCGAGATGATCTCTCCATGCAATTCTATCGCAACATCGCTGTCGATCCCTTTGGCCGGATCGATAAAGGCGTAAGTGGCGTGAATCAGTGGCATGGCGGTCGCCCCGGATGCATCGGCGTCGATTGTCCCCGGAACCAACGATGGCTCCGGGGAAAGCGCACTTCACTGTGCTACATAGACGAGTTCGCGATCTTCGCGCGGAGGGAGGAACTCACGCGAAAAAATCTGGCTCGCCTCTGGTGTGTTGGCAAGGCCATAGCCTTCAACGACGATCTCGATCGAGCGCGCCAAACGTTCGTCATCGACGTCGCCGAGACCGATTTCCGCAGCTTCCTCGGAAGCCATGAGCTTTGCATAGGCAAAGTTCAGCCGCATACGCTCCACCTCTTCATTGACGAGGTTGTCGTAGTTCATGACGGCCTGCATGGCCGTGTCCTGATCCACGCCGATCTCGATGGATGCCCGGTTCACCGCGCGCACCAGACCGGCGATCGCTTCGGGGTTTTCCTTGATAAGCTGCTGGGAAACCATCATGCCATTGGAATAAAGATCCATCCCGTAGTCACCGAACTGCCAGAAGTCGAAATCCTTTTCAGGGTCCTGACGGTTGTTGATCAGGTTGAAGTAGCTGGTGATATTAAAGACCAGGGCGCCGTCAATCTCGCCGCGGATCAGCATGGGTTCCTGCAGGTTGGGCGCCATGTTCGAAACGGCGATGGCGTCGACATCGAGATCGTTGGTGCGGGCAAAAACCGGCAGGAGGCGGGTCGTTGGTGTGCCCTGCGCGCCGCCAAGGGTGCGACCTTCGAAGTCCTTGATTGAGGTGATGCCGCTGCTCTTTTTGGTGACAATGGCGAAAGGCGGCTGGTTCCACATCATGTAGACCATCACGGGAACTTCGTTCGGA is a genomic window containing:
- a CDS encoding amidohydrolase family protein gives rise to the protein MPLIHATYAFIDPAKGIDSDVAIELHGEIISGLLPGQASRADAGRTLVLPAFANGHDHARPLAMSSFGAAFMPLETWLPRSMLATPPDAYLAALAPLARAARSGCASVMVHYTRPCGRLSPVDEAREVARAAADIGVRIAYAPALRDRNPLVYGDDADILARLSPETAALVRQTYCQPSGSITAMIETTEAIAQAIEGPMVDVQFGPAAVQWCSPGLLEAIAARSAETGRRVHMHLLETVYQREWADRNFPRGIVTYLKEIGLLSPRLALAHCIHARPDELDLIAEARATIVTNSSSNMHLRSGIGPIADAYARGCRIAVGMDGLAFDEDDDIVRETRLANALHGGTGFKQTWHRPAFLAQSIAHGRDATGAPGTGRITLGAAADLVVIDYDQLDRDRIMDVDPIDLLFARADANHIMEVIVAGRTIVKAGRNIGVDLDAVHNELRARYRSETQRFDGLRSAWPTIGAEVEHWFHDQSGCC
- a CDS encoding LacI family DNA-binding transcriptional regulator is translated as MTTISKVAERAGVSRTTVSHVLNHADRVSPHLRERVMQAVAELNYLPNPQAQSLRTGRTNMVAMVIPDIRNSFYPELVKSVQTDLEAVGLDTLIFNTDVPGGHSQEHVYEYLRQIRSKRVDGLIIGDFALHGMHDALLSIDIPTVFIGKLPNRAVDSVRVDDEGACYEMGCYLAKRGHRKVAQITGPSFFAEAMDRARGLRKGLIDNGVSPQDVWEWEGTFLSPSGTEGVDWLLRKHKQDMPTALFFGNHLMALGGIARLFDQGVRIPQDLSVAVYGDQPQMNYIRPRLTRAGVQPAEQAHVATRMLLERLDGSYVGPARSEVLMGGLYPMDSA
- a CDS encoding ABC transporter permease, whose translation is MNLLRYIAGRLVVYALVIIFALTVLFFVPRLGPTDPVEAMLAKVASQGAYMDAAQVDMLRQSLSDTFGLNGTLLEQYWAFIKRIVITADFGPSLSMYPTPVMELIWNALPWTFGLLLTSTLIAWILGNFVGLLSGWRPTSNSSRVMEGIAICLYPIPYYILALVLSILFSYVWKIFPLTTTIRGAPWSWDLIASIVWNSFLPAMSIVIVVFGWWVISVKAQTTALREEEFVRYARLKGLSDARILSRYVLPNAILPQITFLALQIGLMFNGSLITEILFDYPGLGLLIYSAVLQGDFNLLMGTISLSIIAVATATMVIDLLYPLIDPRIRHR
- a CDS encoding helix-turn-helix transcriptional regulator, producing the protein MSSSAFHRGFKASTGLSPPQYRKHLSVGSPWRGSRLGMAAAHRIP
- a CDS encoding ABC transporter substrate-binding protein, whose translation is MKRLLIAGLGLLALTTSSAFAQELTDIRFTLGWVTQGSDAAFFVAKDKGYFEEEGLNVIIDKGEGSGATVTRIMGGAYDAGFGDINAIIQNAAERPNEVPVMVYMMWNQPPFAIVTKKSSGITSIKDFEGRTLGGAQGTPTTRLLPVFARTNDLDVDAIAVSNMAPNLQEPMLIRGEIDGALVFNITSYFNLINNRQDPEKDFDFWQFGDYGMDLYSNGMMVSQQLIKENPEAIAGLVRAVNRASIEIGVDQDTAMQAVMNYDNLVNEEVERMRLNFAYAKLMASEEAAEIGLGDVDDERLARSIEIVVEGYGLANTPEASQIFSREFLPPREDRELVYVAQ
- a CDS encoding glycoside hydrolase family 172 protein; protein product: MNSPFSGLDLNIGNLYRLSDAKTRSISPENFSGDKGKGGMATEGTGAVCARGLGQGWKVSPSIRIEPGETRVLADIEGPGAIQQIWLTTAHLRWRDLILRIYWDDQEHPSVESPIGDFFCSGWNRFAQVTSLAVCVNPGRAFNCYWQMPFRQRARITIENRDPAEHGIIYYQINYALTEVPPDAAYFHAQFRRTNPLPFMQDYTILDGVQGRGHYVGTYMAWGTNNSGWWGEGEIKFFMDGDQEFPTICGTGTEDYFCGAYNFDGGVVDDTMESAYREFTTPYAGLPQVLRPDGVYQSQLRFGMYRWHIPDPIRFDQDLRVTIQALGWRTEKKNRRYLPLQDDIASVAFWYQTLPTAPFPELAPADYLEVI